The sequence below is a genomic window from Maylandia zebra isolate NMK-2024a linkage group LG18, Mzebra_GT3a, whole genome shotgun sequence.
ATCATACAATGCCGGCTGCTAGGTGTTTGGTGTCTCTCGTGGCGGTGCTAGTGGCTGCAGTGTGTGTGGCACATGCACAGGAGAGGATCAAGATATGTGGACGAGAGCTGATACGTCTGGCCGTCTCATCCTGCGGCAGCTCCCGGGCCAGGAGAAGCATCCTGGATTTAGGACTGGAAAAGAATCAATACGCTCCTCTCTGTAAGTACTTAAACaatcttttatttgtgttttcatgACATATATGAAAGGTAAACAGGGAAAGACGTACTCTTGCTTCTTGACATCAAAAGTTTGCAAGATTTTTTGGGGATGAAGCTGCACGTTTACAGTGATCTCTCTAAATCCCAGATGTGTTGCCTCTGCACAGGGGAGCAGATCTCCTCCACAGAAGAGTACCTGACTTCAGGGACTGTACGCACGGCTTCGAGGGCAGATGGAGAAAAGGACGCCGTCTCCTTGGCTCCTCACCTTCTGTCATCACGGATCAGGCGAACCGCTGGAAAAATATCTGATATTTGCTGTGAGAAAGGATGTAGCATGAAGGAGCTGATacagttttgctaaatgaaGCCGGTGGCATATCAGAACGAGTTAAGTGATTATCTTCAGAGTTTTGCTGGGTTTTCTTTTAGTGATCCTGAATGTATTTGGTGATATTTATCTATGACATTTAACAGTATCAAAGATAAAACTGGAGTGCACACAGGATTTTGTTAtttgatttattgtttttatcaatGTAAATATAGTATATTAACTGAACCGATATTACTGGACAGTCAGTCCATAAGAAATCACAAAAGTCCCAGAATCAAACCCTTATTTTCTCAGACCTAACAAAGATGACAATAAATATTACTCCCAATGAAGTGAAGGTTTCAGTTACTGCTTGTGTCCTATACACTAATCTGCATCAACTGACCCAAATCTTAGACAATTATGATAAGTAAACAAATGCAAAGCATACAAAAAACTTCAGATGCCAGAGAACCATTTTAACACTTgagctgtttttctgctgtaTATGCATACTGGTATATATTAAGATCCATGTAAGTTTTGTTGTGAGCGCAGTTTACTGGTGCCAAAGGAGCTAAATCGGATTGAGGCTATTGGCCTAGCCATTGAGCTATTTAACAGAAATAATCTTTGTAACCCGGCCTGTGCCTCACACCGAGGAGTGTATAATTCTCTCAACAGATAATCAAATGTGCCGCTGATTAGCTGCCACTCTATACTGCAGCCTGCGCCGAATGACTCCTAATAGCAAATGAAATCAGCCTACAGTGACTGATTggttaatttgttttaattgaGGGAAGAATGGATTGTGCTGTACGTACGATTTGTTTTTGCGTAATTGGTTTTATTTGCTGTGTTATCAGACAAAGCGCGCAAAGATGAATGCTAAAATTAGATCAACTTGTTAGCAGATTATATTGTTAGAAAGGTTTTAACTGCAGATAATCAGAGAATAC
It includes:
- the insl3 gene encoding insulin-like 3 (Leydig cell), producing the protein MPAARCLVSLVAVLVAAVCVAHAQERIKICGRELIRLAVSSCGSSRARRSILDLGLEKNQYAPLWEQISSTEEYLTSGTVRTASRADGEKDAVSLAPHLLSSRIRRTAGKISDICCEKGCSMKELIQFC